A genomic region of Prionailurus viverrinus isolate Anna chromosome D4, UM_Priviv_1.0, whole genome shotgun sequence contains the following coding sequences:
- the LOC125150988 gene encoding cytochrome c-like, which produces MGDVEQGKIFVQKCAQHHDAEKGGKHKTGPNLHGLFGWKAGQTPGFSYMDANQNKGTSWGEETLMEYLENPKKYIPETKMIFAGIKKARERAD; this is translated from the coding sequence atgggtgacgTTGAGCAGGGCAAGATTTTTGTTCAGAAGTGTGCCCAGCACCATGACGCGGAAAAGGGAGGCAAGCACAAGACTGGGCCAAATCTCCATGGTTTATTTGGGTGGAAGGCAGGCCAAACCCCTGGATTTTCTTACATGGATGCCAACCAGAACAAAGGCACCTCCTGGGGAGAGGAGACACTGATGGAGTATttggagaatcccaagaagtacATCCCTGAAACAAAAATGATCTTTGCTGGCATTAAGAAGGCAAGGGAAAGAGCAGACTAG